Proteins encoded within one genomic window of Anaerohalosphaeraceae bacterium:
- a CDS encoding type II secretion system protein, whose protein sequence is MSRKNGFTLIELLVVIAIIALLLTIVMPSLKIAKERAQEVLCENNLRQFGIGMTAYCNDNNGTFPDAEDWLLMNLVRNDPASPFPVSSSSLMNFDCVWHNAAIIPDGLIIRYLTDDRVRACPAFKRIALQKSNCARGLGTHNPAIPVVPQFTYSQNPFLGPLGYLRASVFARRITQVKSPSQVFAYGEENPYTLPSSNPRPLYTGFTVRVSSQTPLNDCLLYSINPAAAKATIDNAGGKYKVPPTFVDCMGSFHRAKDADGYLGYSKAVFVDGHLQNVLPEETLIYSWPF, encoded by the coding sequence ATGAGTCGCAAAAACGGATTTACTTTAATTGAATTGCTGGTGGTGATTGCCATCATCGCCCTGCTGCTGACGATTGTGATGCCGTCTTTGAAAATTGCTAAAGAGCGGGCGCAGGAGGTTCTTTGTGAGAACAACCTGCGGCAGTTTGGGATTGGAATGACTGCGTACTGCAATGACAATAACGGGACATTTCCGGATGCAGAAGACTGGCTTTTGATGAATCTGGTGCGGAATGACCCGGCCAGTCCGTTTCCGGTCAGTTCGAGTTCGCTGATGAATTTTGACTGTGTCTGGCACAATGCGGCTATTATTCCGGATGGACTGATTATCCGGTATCTGACGGATGATCGGGTTCGTGCCTGTCCGGCCTTTAAGCGGATTGCCCTCCAGAAGAGCAACTGTGCCCGCGGGCTGGGCACGCACAATCCGGCGATTCCGGTTGTGCCGCAGTTTACGTATTCTCAGAATCCTTTTTTGGGACCGTTGGGGTATCTGAGGGCCTCTGTCTTTGCCAGAAGGATTACTCAGGTGAAGTCTCCCTCTCAGGTCTTTGCGTACGGAGAGGAAAACCCCTATACGCTTCCCAGTTCCAATCCGCGTCCGCTTTATACAGGGTTTACTGTACGGGTTTCTTCGCAGACGCCTCTGAATGACTGTCTGCTGTACAGCATCAATCCGGCGGCGGCGAAGGCCACGATTGATAATGCAGGCGGAAAATATAAGGTGCCGCCGACGTTTGTGGACTGCATGGGCAGTTTTCATCGTGCTAAGGATGCCGACGGGTATCTGGGATATTCCAAGGCGGTGTTTGTGGACGGGCATCTTCAGAATGTGCTGCCGGAGGAAACGCTGATTTATTCGTGGCCGTTTTAA
- a CDS encoding LacI family DNA-binding transcriptional regulator — translation MKPRTQVSLKQIAAETNLSISTVSRVLRNKGEISEETRQKVLECAKKLNYRPNLLIQGIQTGRTGNIGIMVPPFDEHWSRVIEGIHDTLVEYDYAGIMLWDSCFGKILSQKEKEAFMLKQMHRLIDRRVDGVILWPRVSEVYGAHLDELESRNLPVVTIDHELDFSDSVITDERLGAELVAQHLYQLGHRRIAHLSGHQEWTWAKLRRRYFEEALSAYPDVTYILQVGSDFVEEIPPLIRQMLEKKPTAVFSFSDWAAFEIYKVAAEMGLRIPDDLSVVGYSDSNRFSQLIPPPLTTVRQKSRQIGIEAARILMERLSGKEKSAKRVRTVIDCELVIRKSTRAI, via the coding sequence ATGAAACCGAGAACACAAGTCAGCTTAAAACAAATCGCCGCCGAAACCAACCTGTCTATTTCGACGGTCTCCCGCGTCCTGCGCAACAAAGGGGAAATCTCTGAAGAAACCCGACAAAAAGTCCTTGAGTGCGCCAAAAAACTCAATTACCGCCCCAATCTTCTCATCCAGGGAATCCAGACGGGACGAACCGGAAACATCGGCATTATGGTTCCCCCTTTCGATGAACACTGGTCCCGCGTTATCGAAGGCATTCACGATACCCTCGTCGAATACGACTATGCCGGGATTATGCTTTGGGACAGCTGCTTCGGCAAAATCCTCTCTCAGAAAGAAAAAGAAGCCTTTATGCTCAAACAAATGCACCGTCTCATCGACCGCCGGGTGGACGGCGTCATCCTCTGGCCCCGCGTCAGCGAAGTGTACGGAGCGCATCTGGATGAACTCGAATCCAGAAATCTTCCTGTCGTCACCATCGATCACGAACTGGATTTTTCAGACTCCGTCATCACGGATGAACGGCTCGGGGCTGAACTGGTCGCCCAGCACCTTTATCAGCTCGGCCACCGGCGAATTGCTCATCTGTCCGGCCATCAGGAGTGGACCTGGGCCAAACTCCGCCGTCGCTACTTCGAAGAAGCCCTCTCCGCCTACCCTGATGTCACCTACATCCTCCAGGTCGGCTCCGACTTCGTCGAGGAAATTCCCCCGCTTATCCGCCAGATGCTCGAAAAAAAACCCACTGCCGTCTTCTCCTTCTCCGACTGGGCCGCATTCGAAATCTATAAAGTTGCCGCCGAAATGGGGCTGCGCATCCCCGATGACCTTTCTGTTGTCGGCTACAGCGACTCCAACAGATTCTCCCAGCTGATTCCGCCCCCGCTGACCACCGTGCGGCAGAAGTCCCGCCAAATCGGGATTGAAGCCGCCCGTATCCTGATGGAGCGTCTCAGCGGCAAAGAAAAATCCGCCAAGCGGGTGCGGACAGTCATCGACTGCGAACTGGTCATAAGAAAATCCACACGCGCCATTTAA
- a CDS encoding glycoside hydrolase family 27 protein: MKTVLAAFFCGLLSLTQAQKFEGLAPTPPMGWNTWNTFAGNISESLIKEIAQAMIDSGMQKAGYVYIIIDDCWSAKERDADGNLVADPAKFPSGMKALGDWLHEKGFKFGIYGCAGRKTCGGYPGGRGHEFQDARTYASWGVDYLKYDWCETGTADARETYKIMRDALYAAGRPIVFSMCEWGQNKPWEWAQEVAHLWRTTGDIGPCWDCKPKKEWENSIKSILDRQVGLEKYAGPDHWNDPDMLQVGCEGLSLEESRSHFTLWCILTAPLIAGNDVRNMNPEIRDILTNREAVAVNQDPLGKQGFRFFCAPEKEIWAKELSNGDWAVCLLNPANQPAEMTLPWNDLTFLRGTFRVRNIWSKKDLGTTEEIFRGKIAPHGVAFFRLSPITP, encoded by the coding sequence ATGAAAACTGTTCTCGCTGCCTTCTTCTGCGGTCTGCTGTCTCTGACTCAAGCTCAGAAATTTGAAGGGCTGGCCCCGACTCCCCCGATGGGCTGGAACACCTGGAATACCTTTGCCGGCAACATCAGCGAATCCCTCATCAAAGAAATCGCTCAGGCCATGATTGATTCCGGAATGCAGAAGGCCGGCTACGTCTATATCATCATCGACGACTGCTGGAGCGCCAAAGAACGCGATGCCGACGGAAACCTCGTCGCCGATCCAGCCAAATTCCCAAGCGGGATGAAAGCCCTCGGAGACTGGCTTCACGAAAAGGGATTTAAGTTCGGCATTTACGGCTGTGCCGGACGAAAAACCTGCGGCGGCTACCCGGGCGGACGCGGCCATGAATTCCAGGACGCCCGAACCTATGCATCCTGGGGCGTGGACTATCTCAAATATGACTGGTGTGAAACCGGAACCGCCGATGCACGCGAAACCTACAAAATTATGCGGGACGCCCTCTATGCCGCCGGACGCCCCATCGTTTTCAGTATGTGTGAATGGGGCCAAAACAAACCCTGGGAATGGGCACAGGAAGTCGCCCACCTCTGGCGAACCACCGGCGACATCGGCCCCTGCTGGGACTGCAAACCCAAAAAAGAATGGGAAAACAGCATCAAAAGCATCCTCGACCGGCAAGTCGGTCTCGAAAAATACGCCGGTCCCGACCACTGGAACGACCCGGACATGCTCCAGGTCGGCTGTGAAGGACTCTCCCTCGAAGAATCCCGCTCCCATTTTACCCTGTGGTGCATCCTGACCGCCCCTCTCATTGCAGGCAATGACGTGCGGAATATGAACCCCGAAATTCGAGACATCCTCACCAATCGTGAGGCCGTCGCCGTCAATCAGGACCCGCTCGGCAAACAGGGCTTCCGATTCTTCTGTGCCCCTGAAAAAGAAATCTGGGCCAAAGAATTGTCCAACGGAGACTGGGCGGTCTGCCTGCTCAATCCCGCCAATCAGCCCGCCGAAATGACCCTCCCGTGGAATGACCTGACGTTCCTCAGAGGCACCTTCCGCGTTCGAAACATCTGGAGCAAAAAAGACCTCGGCACCACCGAAGAGATCTTCCGCGGAAAAATTGCCCCTCACGGGGTCGCCTTTTTCCGACTGAGCCCTATCACCCCGTAA